The Rosa chinensis cultivar Old Blush chromosome 7, RchiOBHm-V2, whole genome shotgun sequence DNA segment TCTGCTTCAGGAACTTTTGCTTTAAGCATGCCATTCACATGTTGAACTGTGATCTTGAGTGCATTGTTCCCCGGCCTGTTCCTGAGCCTTCTTGATTTGACCCTTAGTGGAGCATATGCTGTATTTCTGAATGAGACAATGCGCTTGTTCTGGCTTTGCTTGTTCCCAAATTTTGTGGAAATGACCAAGCTGCCCCCTGGGATAGACTGATCAATCTTGTGAAGAGGCTTAGTATAACTTATCATGAGTGCCTCAATTGTATCTCTGATTGGAGTTAAAGCCTTTTGTCCAGGTTCTCGCTGGTCTTTCTTTGAATATTTGAAGATCACTTTAGGTCGTATCGCTGTTGAGCTTGAAGGCTTCTCATCTTTTGGGGTCATCACTTTGACTCGGATGGGCTTTGGTGGCTTAGCAACCTCAGGTTTTTCAGACCGTTGTTCAGGCTTTGGCTGCTGTGTCAGACTAAAGGTTGGAGGCTTGTAGAATTTGGCATCAGAGTAGTTTACTTCTTCACCTTTAAAAGGGTTTACATCTGCCAATACTTTCTTGGCCTCACCATCTGCCAAATACTTGAAGCACTGATGTAGTGTCGAAGGAACAACGCCATATGTGTGGAGCCAAGGTCGTCCCAATAGTACATTAAAAGATGTTGGAGCATCAATCACATGAAATAATGCGTCCGAGCATAGCCCCCCAATCTCCATCTGGAGTGTAATAGTGCCTATGGCCTTTTGCCCAGATTGGTTGTATCCCTGGATTGTCAACATGGATGGGGACAATTGTCTCACACCCATTCCTATCGTGCGAAGTGTCTTGAGCGGTAGAAGATTCACAACTGAACCACCATCTAAGAGGATCCGGTTAAGCATCGTGTTTCCCACAAGTCCTGTAACATAAAGGGGTCTATTGTGGTACTCAGACCCTAATAAGAGATCCTCTTCACCAAATGTGATGCACTCCATACAACTTGCACAAACCTTTGGTGTGGTTATGGCAACCTCTTCCTTGTACATGTCAGGGCTCAATAAAGCTTCAATGAGTGCTTCCCTCAGCTCCCTTGACATCTGCAATGCGTCATAGACACTCAATGTAGCCGGGACACGCTTCAGGTGAGCCAGCACATTATATCTGTATTTCTGTGATGACTCCTTTATTCGGCCCTCATTCTGCTCCGGTTTAGAGTTCTTTGACGTCGAGGCTTTTCCAGTCTTGTCCGTTGTGTTCTCTGGAACGTTTTTCGACTTTAACTTTTTCAGGCTATCAGATGGTTCGTTGACTTCTTTCTGCTTGTCAGCTCCTGGAATGCTCAAACCAGAGCGTAGAGTGATCTTATTAACCTCGGGTTCCGATTTATCAGAGCTTTCCTCATCCGCCTCGGTGTCTGATCCCTTAGGGCCCTCAATGGTGACCATGCAACACTCAAGCACTTCCTCACCATCCTCTTGCTGTTCAGCTTCGAGAAGTTCCTCAAGTAAAAATTATCGTAGAGTGATTGGCACCCTTGGTGGTTGTTCATACTCTTCTTCATCAAGGATCTGAACTTTCTTAggtgctctcttcttctttttcttgtttcttaagGACGACCTTCCCCTGATCTTAACTTTGGATTGAGCGGCGGACCCAGTGTTGATAGGACGGTGCTTGAACACTTTGGCCAGTGTCTTCCACCCGTCTGCTGACCCATCTGAATCTTCTGAATCTTCCCAAATATCAAAACTCGGTGCGGTCATTAGCTCGTACAGACTCGGAATTTTTGGATTTCCAAGGCGAGGCATATCTGGGTGCGCATGAACAATCTTGACTTCATTGTCCACCTGGAAAGCGACGCGTATAGCACCCTCTGATAATGAGACTGTTGCAGCCTTTGTTGGTGAGGGAATTTGCCTTGGTCCTTCCTCAACCACATTTGCAGATGCAGTTTTGTTTGGAGACGAATCAATCTCTATTTCCTGATTGTTAATCATCTCTTGAATTAAATTTTTAAGGATGTAGCAGCCCTTTAGCGTGTCACCGACCAAGCGATGGTACCTGCAATACCTGGGGTCATTGGTCCTGTTCATTTCAGCAGGGCGTTTCGGTTCTGGGAGCTTTATGGCTTTTGCTGCAAGAAGCTCATCAAAGATCGAGTCTACATCATTGTCATCAAATGAATACTTGACCTGTCTTCTTTCTTTCCATGTGAGCCCCCAAGGTTGCTCATCCCTTCCTCGATTACTGCTGCCCGCATTGTTCTTTTCCGTTTTGACGAAGGTGGCCATTGACTCTCCCTTCTTCACTGCAGGTTTCTTGaggtcatttttcttttcccccGCCTGAACTTTTGGAGTCATCGTCTTTTGGCGTGCTATCTGTCTTTCCACATTGCTGGCCTTTGAAACCAATGCGTCAAAAGTTTGAGGCTCTGCAGTGCCAACGAATGTCGCAATATCCGGAAGCAAGTTGTTGGCGCACATTTGAACTGCAGACTGTTCAGTCAGCTTCTCAGGGCATTGGAGGTTCAAGCTTCTCCACCTTGTGATAAAGTCATTGGCATTTTCCCCCACCTTTTGTCTTGCATCAGCCAAGTCAATGATTGAGACCTTTTTCTTGAAACTGACAAACTGTGCCAAAAATGCTCTCTGCATGTCGTCCCATGTTGTAATGGACCCTGGCTGAAGTTGGGTGTACCATGTGAATGCAGACCCTTTGAGGGACTGAACAAATTGCCTAACCAAAAAGGCATCCAGTTGAGAAGTCTCTCCGCAAGCTGAGTGGAAGTGGGCCAAATGTTCGTGAGGAGAGCCATTTATCCCATCAAACTTATCGAAAGTGGACCTCTGATACGCTTTGGGGAAAGGTATGGCGTCATAATAGAGAGGGTATGGCTTCCTGTACCCAATTACAGGCGGATTCAGTGATAACTGAAATTCCTTAATCCCCTCGGCTATCATTGTCTTGATGTCAGCGGGGGAGAATGTGTTTGAGCCGCCTGAAGAATCTCCACGTTCCTCATGCTTCCGTTCTGTGTATTGGAACATCTCTTTGCCCCTTTCCTTGTTATTGGCCATTAAGGCTAGTTGTGCTACCAATGCAGCTACTTCAGCCTCTTTCTCTTCCAATTTTTTGGCTGCTGCTGCTTTTATTTCAGCACGCCTCTTGGCCTCTTCCTCTTGCCTTCGAATAGCCTCAAGCTCAAGTTGTGCTAACCTTCTCTGCAACTCTTGCATTTGTTCTTCAGGGCTTTGCGGGTTAGCTACCAGCACTTGTGCACCATCGGGTTCTCTGCTTTCACTGCTTTCTGAACCCTGTGAGGAGCCGTCAGTTTGCAGCTGGGAGACTCTTTCTTTTACAGATGTCTCATAGAGTGGATTATCTTTCCACGTTTGTCCCTCATCTTCTGATGCAGTGCCCACTGAAGAAGCATCTCTAGGCGTCATTTTGTGAGCCTTGTTGCGAGTGACTGGCCTTGAGTAAGAGTCATCTTTGAAAACCGGATATTCTTTGTTTCTAGCCCCCTTTGGCCTCCCTGCACCCCTTGATGGTGCATCGAGGGCTTTGATTACCCCTTCAGCTATTTGCTTTGGGTCGATGTTTTGACCTTCCCGTATGATAACTCTTTGTGAAGAGGTAGTGGACTCTTGAGCCACTGAAGCTTGGTCTTCATCATTCTCCTCAGTAGAGGTCACCATCACACTCTCAGTGCTAGGTAGATAGACCGGGATGGTGCCAACCATGAAATGAACTGGCATGTGGACCTTAGTAGCTGGAGGAGTCTTGGGAGCGTTGGTGGTTCTGACAAGAGTTGGTGCCAAACGAGCAATTTCCGCCAAGATGGCCTCAATTGTTTTAGTCTCAGCGTCTCTTTTCCTCTGAGTCCTGGCGGCTCTTTTCCTCTGGTTTCTGATGGCATTCTTTGAAAATGCCTTAACGATCTGAGTCTTGACGACCTTCACAACCTTGTTGTCCTGTTTGGCTCCAAGCTTGGGCTTCGTCATGCTTCGAGTGATGGGTGCATGACCAATCACAAAGGACATATGATGACCAGTCCTTTTTGTGTTGTCGCCAACTGTTAGGAGCCTGTGGAAGAACACGGTAACTTGTGGTGCCATTGTCTTGTTTCCTGAGAAACATACACACAAACTACATTAGTATCTTCATAAAGGAGATGAAAAGGAGAATGGGTCCCACTGGGTGTGCCAAAAATTATGTTGGGCAAAAATTGCgcacagtgagcgtaaatgtcacccaacataatttcactcgtattcattaaatgaatagagttttaattagttcgggttcgacccattcaagacagaatgtgtcttttaattacaatccctattacaaggaaacaccctttgattcctattatgaagaaatcaattgtagggatgtgtgtgtttgtttatttttgtggcTGCACCCGAATgtctgaatgggttgcctacgtaccatgggagagggatcaagccattcatagttcaagaattccaatgagtgaatgacccattggagggtattgctttttggaaataggaatagtgtttggacgaatttggtgtaagtgaaccagggattcgattttggatttgtttggaaaaagctatgacgtttcctggtgtttggtggaatttgaatgatgaggtcagggattcgaattgaatgaaccagggagtcaaggattttgtttggacttgcggttgcatctagtgggtcgctagattgcctacataccctgtaaagggatcaaaccgttgtagttcGAACGAATTTGTATTTCTAGTGTTGGCAGAATTTTTGTGTCAACGGatgtacatatattttttttgaatccGTCAAGTGTATTTCTTCTGCAGACGctggaatttaatttgggcaCCCCGATGTGTTTAATATTTTACTGGGCCGTGTAAATGGACTTTTGTGTTGTTGATAACAAATTTAACCGGGCCCAAACATCGGGATAAACTGTTCGGAAATGGGTTTCTGCAATTCAGCAATTGGACACCCATCCTTTTTATGTCCACCCCCAATTTTAAACCCAAGGTGGTCTCCCACAAGTCTGAAACTCCAGCCCAATAAAAGAGCCCAATCCGTGTATCTAAGAGAAACGCTTCCGGCCACACAACAACTAGCTCCTCGTCCTCGTTCAAATCGCTTTGATAAGATTGAGAAAAAATAGGCGTGATCGTATGCTTGGGCTAGAAATTGAATTGGAGATGGGCACCAGTTACTTTAGTCCGGCCAGGAGAAGGAGTCTTGATGTCCGGCTTCATACAAATAGGGAACTGATCCTCTTGATTTTACAGAGACTCGAAACTGGGTAAGAGTTCTATCCTTCCCCATCTCTCCTCCTTAGACTTTTGTAGAATACTGACAAAATTCCCAACGTTTTTGGGTGTTGAAGGTTCAAAAGCAAGTAACCGGCGGTTGAtcgaatttaatttgcatgcaagAGCAAAAGCTGGGGTGACTCTTCCATCTGCAGGTACGACCACTTCTGTGCACATATAATCGATCGCTTTCTGTTTTACTTCTTGGTTGACCATGTACCACCGCCTCACACATTCAAAAAGCTTGGTCTTCCCATTTGACCACCGTTTTTGCAATTGATCATCATgcaatatatatttgaaaacTCCTGCCATGCCTTCCATtcttttccatatatatatgccAAATATACTGGTCTTTGTCTCTTGCATATGAAAGAAACCTACAGCACACCATGACTcaataattaattatatatgctTAGAAGCTCATCTTGCAGCACATATATTAATTATGTAATTTGAAGGCTCAGCTTTGGAGTATATTTTTAAAAGCCTATATTTAAAGCCTTTTTTGTCATTGTCTGCAAGTTTTGGACGTTCCTTCTTGATTAAGATTCTGGAAAGGTGAAGCTATTTGCATTTTGCCTTGCTGCCATTAATCACACCACACTTTGTCTTCTAGCTTgcaaaaaagaattaattaattgattaaatGAATCATGCCTGTCACCATTTGATTTCTTTTTGCAAGTCCCAGATTGAACAACCAAGCCATATTCCTTATCTTCTTGTTAATCATAATTCTAGAAACAATCAAGTTTCGTCCAAGTATTTGCTTCACGATCTCAAGGAAGtcatataattaattttgtACCACTAGCTTTGCTTCTGACAATCTGACCGTGCATAGCACAAACTACAATCTTGACTTGATCACAACATGGCATCAAAAAGCTGCTCAACATACTGCCACCGCTTCACCACCGCATACCAGCTTTATAATCAAGCTTGCCTCTTTTGTCTTCTTTGTTAACTAAATTACTACTTTCGTGGACAAAGAAAGAAGTTCAATTAATtaacaaatgtttttttttacttggTGTGCAGACTCGGTTGCTTCGCCACTGCCTCTGTATTCAAGGGGCAGATCAATTTGTTTAGTTGACACGGTGAGTCTAAAACCTTTGAATTCTGAGCCTACGACTTTAAATTCTTCTAAACTCCATTCTGTTTGCAGGCTGCAGAGAAGATCGAAACTAAAGATTAAGGGTGAGGCTCTTATTGATTTGCTTATTACGGTTGGTGTTTAGCTTGGTAGGAGTTTAGTGTTTGTATTTCTGGTTTTGAAAGTGGTGGGAGAAGAAAGGCAGAAGCAGGGGATTGCTGAATTTGCAGGGAGCGAAGATGATATTTTGTGCAGactgttctttttcttcctttttttagcGTCGGAACTTGCCGTTCATGAACGACTCCATGTTCCTGTGCTAGGAATTGCAGCAGCTGAGTGCGTTGAGACTccggccgttcatgaacgaccataTATGTCTCAACGGAGGAGAAAATCACCATGAAGttggccgttcatgaacgaccatgTATTTCTTGATAACTTAAGAGAGactcaacaaaagaaagaaggttgttcatgaacagcctATCTTTTGTTGACAGCAAGCATTCCGGGCgatgtatttctttgttaaagaAGACAGGTACAGCAAGGATGCGTAGTATACCTGAGCGTCACCTTTAGAGCTTGAATGGTGGCCGGATCTGCTTTGAATATTTTGGCAGAGCTTTAGTCTCTAGCTTGCTGCTTTGTTTTTTCCTCTCTCCCGTGTGTCTCTCCGTGTCTCTCTCTTCATGTTATTGTTCTTTATAATAGTATAGCTGCTCCTCAGATAACTTTGCCTTCTGCAGGACTTGTAACATTGAAATTTGAATAACACACTTTGAATTTTGGATAAGAAACTTATCCTGTATTTTGACCAGCAACAATCCCGAATTTGCTTCACGTTTGAAGTCTTTTTTTTCAAAGCTAGTAAACTTTGACTAGCAACATatctcttttgcttcttttttgaATGGCCTATTTGCTGTTTGAAATAGTCAAGGGTGTAACAATATGTATAAACTTATCCATACGGGATTTTGAATGGAATTCATGGATTTGTAGCAACCAAGATCGTAACTGCTATTTTTTATATCTCAACACCTGCGACGATGGCGCTCGAGGTCCTTGGCTGTCGATTCCTTTGGATTCTAGAATCTCCTATTTTCAACCTTGGGGTTGCTGCACCCTAATCTCATCATTTTGGCGATGGAATTCATTCCCTCCAAGATTTGGCCGTACGTTGCTTGCTTCAGTGATGATGGTGGGCGGTGCCTTGGTCTGGTGGATCCAAACCAGATATGGGATCCCGGGTCTGTCATGAATAGAGGCACTGATTTCAGATCCTCTATGATGGTGGCGTTTCGACATGTGGGTGCCGATGGTTTGCTTCGGTGGTGGATGGAGATCCTGTGTTCAGATTCTTTCCAGCGGTGGCCTTGTTTACATCTGCGGTCATGCTCTTTGGGGCCTATGGATTGGAGGATTGGCGTTTGGGCCTTCGGGTTGTTCCCGGAATCTCATTCTGGTATCGGCTTGGCTTCATCAGAGTTGAAGTGGCCGGGTGGCGGGGTGGCGACGCAGAGCTGGATGGATGCCCAGACATTTGGGTGTTCAGAGAAGGGCTGAAGCTAGCGTTCTCAAAGgcttgggtgcccagatcaggATAAGTTGGGCCTGGGCATTTGTCAAGTTTGCCTGGGTAGACTTAATTTTGGCTCCGGGTCGGATATGGATCCGTATTTGGGACCCGGGTCGCTTTCAAATCTGGATCTTGAATCCGAGACAACTGCTCATATTGATCTGGTATTGGTTCTAGTTCTTGGGAGTTCATTTGctaatttttgagtttttgacacCCTCGGTTACTTTCGAACTCCCGATGAATGAATTATCTCTCCTAGGTGCTCATATCACTAGTTACAGTTACGATTACCTGGTTACCTTTCATTCTAGATGCATATGTGTATCTTGTTATCCTTTATTGTCTTTATATCAATAATTGATATTGATCAGTATTTTGATTGATTGAATCAATTGTACAAAGGACTGCTATTATATACAAAAGCATCAGTAAGCTATTCTAGGCAAGCTATAATTGCATACAACAAGATCCTACAATCACTCCTAGACTCATAACAGAATCTCCATCAATCACTCTAATTACTCTGTACCATATCACAACAAAATCATCGACTTATCTTCTTTCCTTTatcactccccctcaagttggagtgtGAATGTCAATAACACCCAACTTGCCAAGGTGCGTGTGGAAAACAAGTGCTCTTAGTGGCTTTGTAAACAAGTCAGCTATTTGATTTCCAGTTTGCACATAAGCAGTTTTGACTTCCCCTCTTTGAATTCTTTCATGAACGAAATGACAATCTAGCTCAATGTGCTTCGTTCGTTCATGATGAACTGGGTTTGCTGCAATGTGTAAGGCAGCTTGATTGTCACAAAATAGTCTAGCTGGCTCAGGGTGTTATACACGTAAATCTCTCAGCAAGTGTCTCAACCAAGTAAGTTCACAAGCAGCTGCAGCCATAGATAGATATTCAGCTTCGGCAGATGATCTAGATACCGTAACTTGCTTCTTACTCTACCATGATACAAGTGACTTGCCAAGAAATACACAATATCCCGTTACTGATCGGCGTGTATCGGGCACCTTGCCCAATCAGCGTCACAATATCCCATCAAATGAAGTGGACTATGAGAAGAAAATAGTAAGCCTTGTCCTGGGACTACCTTGAGATATTAGAGAAGACGGTGTGGTGTCTTAAGGTGATGTAGCTTGGGTTCCTACATGAATTGGCTGAGTGTATTCACAACATATGCAATGGCTGGCCAGGTGATTGTGAGATAGATCAATTTCCTAATCAATCGACGGTACCGTGAAGGGTCCTTAAGAGCATCACTCCCTTTTGTAGTTAACACCAAATCAGGCTCCATAGGTACTTTTGCAGGTTTTACTCCAAGTAAGCCGGCTTCCTCCAATATAACCAACGTATACTTTCGTTGACAAATTGTAATTCCAGCTTTGGAACGTGCAACTTCTAGGCCAAGGAAATATTTGAGTGGTCCAAGATCTTTGATCTTAAAACAACTATTAAGGAACTTCTTGAGGTCACCAATTGCCTTCTCATCATTTCCTGTTATGAtcatgtcatccacataaagcAATACCACAGTAATGAAATCATCACGAACCTAGGTAAACAGAGAGTAATCGGCACAGGACTGTTGAAAGCCAATTCCTTGAATGGCAGAAGAGAACCTTTGGAACCAACTGCGAGAAGCCTGTTTTAGTCCATATAGAGATTTGTGAAGTCGACAAACCAAATTCTCCCCTTGTCGACGATAACCAGGAGGGGGAAACATATACACTTCCTCAAGAAGTTCACCATGGAGAAATGTATTTTGCAAATCCATTTGGTGCAATGGCCAATTTCGAACAGCAGCTATGGCTAATAAACAACAGACTATGATTAATTTCGCAACCGGAGCAAAGGTGTCTTTGTAATCAACACCCTCTCATTGAGTGAACCCATTGGCAACGAGTCGAGCTTTGTAACGTTCGACAGTGCCATCAGCATGATACTTAATCTTGAATACCCATTTTCATCATATCGGGTGGTGACCCAAAGCCAAAGGAACTATGCATGGACAGGTGTGGTTGTCTTCAAGGGCCTGAATCTCAGAATGCATTGCCTCAACCCATTGTGGATCATGGCTGGCCTGCTCATAGGTTGCTGGTTCGATCAAGTGAGATATGTTGTGCACAAAGGATCGATAAGTAGGAGACAAACCAGAGTAAGAGACATACCTTTGCAGAGGATATTGGGTGCTGGACGTGGAGGAAGAGACGATATCGGGGACAAGGAGGGCAGCATGATGTGCTGATAATGACGGAGGTAGGGTGGTGGGTTGGTGGCACGGGTTGACCGGAGAGGTGGGGGCGCTCTTAGTGGTGCGGATTGCGGTGGAGGTACAGGATCTGGAGAGGGCTGCATAGATGAATGTGAAGGAGAGGAGGCAAGAACGGGCGATAGAGGATCAGTGGATGGAGATaagaatgaagaagagaagatgGGGTCGAGAGATGGGATAGGCGATGTGGAGGCCGGATTAGACCGAGGTGATTGGGCTGGGAGTGAAGAGTTGATGGACGGATTGGGTTGGGATGACTTGGCTGAAATGTCGGAAGAAAGAGTTGGTAGGACAAGGTAGTCTTCTTGATCTTCAAGGGGCAACGTAGTAAGAGAGAAAATGTGTTCATGAAAGACAACGTCTCGGGAGGAAAAGAAtttcttgctttcaagatcATAGAGACGATAACCTTTTTGACCAAGAGGATGCCCAAGAAAAAGACATCGATGAGCACGGGTGTCAAATTTGTGTTCAGGAGTAAGGTTTGTGGCATAACACAAACACCCGAAAACCCGAAGATGAGTATAATTAGGAGAAGTGCCATGCAAGAGTTCATAAGGAGATTTATGAGAAAGTAAGGGTGTAGGAAGCCGGTTGATGAGATAACAAGCGGTTTGAATACTCTCCCCCCAAAATTTTAATGGTAAATTAGCTTGGAACCGAAGGGCCCGACCAACATTCAAAAGATGGCGATGTTTGCGTTCCACTACCCCGTTTTGCTGGGGAGTGTAGGCACAAGTATGTTGAAAAATGGTACCATGATCATCAAAAAATGCACGCATCGATGTGAATTCACCCCCATTGTCTGCACGTAGGATTTTAATATCCTGATTAAATTGTGTTTTGACCCAAGAGAAAAAGGATTTTAGCAAGGTTTGTGTGTTAGATTTAAAACTTATAAGGTGTACCCATGTGAAATGAGTGAAATCATCGACAATAGCTAGGAAATAACGAGCCCCAGATTGTGTGTGGGTTTTATGTGGACCCTAAATGTCACAATGAATTAAATCAAAAGGTGCTACTGTTTTTATTGGACTAGAAGTGAAAGATAAACGAGTTTGCTTTGCTAGAGGACAAATATCACAAACATGTTTAGGATCAAACATAATTTCTGGAATAATCTGAGAGAGAGATTGGATGGGTGCTGAGGATGGGTGCCCAAGACGTCAGTGCCAAAGTTCTGAGGTGTGGGTGACATGATTTGCTGGGTGAGGGTTTTGTTCTAGTGTGAGGTAGTAGAGCCCATTAAAATGCTTGCCCAGGCCAATCGTCCTCTTTGTATCCACGTCCTGCACAACATAGAAATCCGGATAGAATATTATTATACATCTCAAGGCTCGGGTTAATTTGCTCACAGATATCAAGTTTACACGAAACTTAGGCACATGTAGGACTCCATCAAGAGATAATTCTTGCGATAATTTAACAGACCCAATATTCTCAATTGTAGCTTGCCCTCCCTTTGGTAAACCAACAAAATCATGggatgttttaattttattgtgAGTGGGTGATAAATATGATATATGATCTGTTGCTCCACTATCCACAATCCAATATAATGTCGAATGCGGATCATGTTCTATGATATTGCAGTTGGGTGTGAATATACCTGTTGCATTTTCAAGTGGTTGTTCATTACCGTTCTTATTGCGTAACATGGCCATGATTTGATTGTATTCCTCAGTGGTGAAGGTTGGACCTTCATTGGTGGGTACCTTTTTCAATTCAACATTGTGAGCAGCTGGCCTCTTGTTCTTGGGCTTCACATTTTTTCCATGCCATTTGTGACCCACTGGAAACCCAATAATATAGTAGCAACGGTCCACCAAATGGCCCTCTTGTTCGCAATATGTGCACTTGAGAGGTTTACGGTGAACGAAAGGACTCAGTGTGGCTGGGGAACTTGAAGCTTGCATTGCATGGGAAGTTGGTAAGTTTTCATGATGGCTTGCTGCCTCCATCTGCCTCTCGTGTTGGAGAATCGAGCCATGAGCCTTGCGGGTGTCAGGAAGGGGATTCATCATCAAGATTGAACCACGAACATTGGAGTAGGAGTCGTTTAACCCCATCAAGAATTGCATAACTCTCTCCTTCTCTTCTCGGTTGGCAAGCTTATTCGTACCTTCACATTCACATGTAATTGGTTCCAGGTAAGAGGCTAACTCATCCCAAAGGGCCTTCAGTTTGGTGTAGTATACGGAGACCGATTGCTGACTTTGGCGACACTCGGCAATTTGTTGTCAAATCTGATATATTCTTGAGTCGTCTCCTTGGGAAAATCTGTCCTTGAGGTCGCTCCAAACCGCAGTGGCTATGTCAGAGAATATGACGCTGCTAGTGATGTCAGGGTTGATGGAATGTAGGATCCAAGTCAATACCATGTTGTTGCAGCGCTTCCACATGGGGTATTTGGCATCAGTGGATGAAGGTGCCTTGATAGTTCCATCAATCAGTCCAAGCTTGTTCTTGGCAGTGAGGCTGAGATGAATTGGCAGCTTCATTGTCCATAGTTGTGTCCATCAAGTGGTGTGTTAACCAGGATGAGCCCTGGTGTGTGGAGTGATGCAAGACGAGAGGATCAGGGAGGCCTGTTTCCTCCATGTCTTTGGATGATGACTCGTCTTTGGTCTGTACCATAATGCTATTTTGGTGGTgttttgatgtgtttgtggtggAAGGTTGTGAGGCTCTAGAGACACCAGA contains these protein-coding regions:
- the LOC112177484 gene encoding uncharacterized mitochondrial protein AtMg00810-like, encoding MDLQNTFLHGELLEEVYMFPPPGYRRQGENLVRDDFITVVLLYVDDMIITGNDEKAIGDLKKFLNSCFKIKDLGPLKYFLGLEVARSKAGITICQRKYTLVILEEAGLLGVKPAKVPMEPDLVLTTKGSDALKDPSRYRRLIRKLIYLTITWPAIAYVVNTLSQFM